The Calliopsis andreniformis isolate RMS-2024a chromosome 5, iyCalAndr_principal, whole genome shotgun sequence nucleotide sequence AATAGAATAGAATGtacaggtataaatgcaacgatTCTTTACACTGTAGTACGTACGAAAGGTACAGATAACTcaatttttgtatttcatggaaaatatgatataaaagaTGTATCAACATCAATTAAAAAACACATCTTTTGTACAAAAAGTGTGAATAGATACCAGTATGCtattgtataatgtatatatacatcaaagccTTTGTATATTATGTGTTGCTGTATTTACAGTCTTTCTAAATTCATTGTTATCTGATTATTTACATTTCTTTTCTAACTATTATGCATATATtcagaaagaaaataaaaaatatatattttcctGCTACTTTTGTATGGATCTATTAAAAAGTAATTAGAGTTATTGGTTCGATACTGTTCGTTTTTTGTAAGCCGCCCACAGTTCTTTTTTATATTCTAACGTGGCAGTCAATTTATCTTCTGCCTCGGTAATACCTCTGCCAACTACAGCTAAATCAGCTCCAGAATTTACTACGGATTCTGGAGTATTGTACTGTTGTCCTAAATCGTCAGAACTTTTCGATAACTTCACTCCAGGCGTTAATTGAACGAGCCCTAGAGTTGAGAAAATATTCGACTGGCAGACGATACCAGCAACTATATCTGAACTCTGTGCAATCGACACTGCATTTTGTACGTAGTCACCGCTAGTTAGAGCACCCTTAGAAGACATTTCAGCTAATATAAAAATTCCACGCGGTTCGGTCACGTCTTTTAAACCATTATTCAAACCGTCTATGATACTTTGACCAACAACCGCGTGTACGGTAACAATATCTGCCCATTCGACTATTTTATATATGCCTCTTTGGTATTGTAAAGACACCGTATTACCGATGTCTGCAAACTTTCTATCTTCCATCAACAGAAAATCGTGCTTTTTAGCTAATTCTTTTAAACGTTTTACAAAATCGTCACTAAAATCCTCTATTATATCTACGTGCGTCTTGAGCACTACAATATGTGGTCCCGTTAAATCAGCCAATTCTAAAATTGAGTCGGCTTTAGTCAAATCTGCTGCTAAACATAAAGTAGATTCTTTTGTTTCCATCAAGTTGAACAGCTTAGAAGCAATAGCGTTTTTGGTTTTAGTTGCCCTACTATGGAATGGAGTCTTCAGTCGTTTGTCTGAACCTTAGAGAAAAGAAAGTTTGCTTTTTCAATGATTTCTACATTttgcaatatttatttcaatactGTGAAAAATTTAATCAATCTATTATTGTTAGAATATTGTTTTACCTTGGACAATAATAATAGGTGCTTGATATTTCAACAAGTAATCTGTTACTTCTTTTACAATTTTTAGGGTAATTTTGTTGGCTTGTAAAAGATACATCATAAGTTTGGTTACTGTGTAGAGACTCCTCATTTTAATTCCatgattttcaatatttttcttgCCACCTTGTTCTCTATCAATTACCacaagtgcttctgacactttcAAACCTTCATTTCTTAAAGACTGCACAGTGTCTATAATGCTGCTACCACTCGTAACCACATCCTCAATAATAACACAGTTTTCTCCTGGCTTGAACTGACCTTCTATTATTTTCTTTGTTCCATATGCCTTTGCttcttttcttttaattaaCATGGGTATGTTTGAATTAACAGAGATCAAAGTAGCCAAAGGTAATGCTGTATAAGGAACACCACAAAGTTGTGATGCTTCGGAGTAGTTTTCCTTCAGTTTCCATAATGCTTTTGCTAAACGAGTCTACACAAAATATTAAAGTAAATATCAAGTACACCAATTTTTTAGAATATATCCATTTGTTTACATGTAAATGTTCATAACATAACATTaacacataccattacttttggATACGAGACTATTACTCGTAAATCAAAGTAAACAGGTGTTTTCAAACCAACTTTGGTTACAAAATCACCGAATTTCACTGCATTAATATCGTAAAGAGTTATAGCTAATTCTCTTAATTCTGCTTCCATTGTGTTTAACGTTTTCGACATAATTTACAAGTTTCTATAAATTTaaatgtacgttctggaaagttGATAATTAAGGTTAGCCCTTGAACTTTATGTGACACTGTACTCTCGAAGGAtcgtttatttaaaataaaaaattgaattgaCAATACGTACGAGATAATTATATTTAATGTAGAACGTGTGACGTGATATTATGTATAGAGTTTACAACACTCTTCTACGTCTATTTGTGCATCAAAGAAAAGATGATAGAAGTGAAGATGCAGAGACCATTGATACACATACGCCGACTCCAGATAAGGAATTTGAATTTTCACATATCACTTAAAATGTACGAATTGTTCAATTACAGGTACGATGTTTTTCTGTTTCtacacaaaaaaaaaagaataaaaataatagtgtaatattttatgaaaatctaatttttttatgtaaaaatattttgttatttatatattttaataaatttaaattcCTTATATAAATGCACTCACAGAAAAAGTATTGAATTATTAACAATGTTTATTAATAGTTACTTAATTATGAAACTGTGAAGGTATCTTGAACATTTAAGTTAATCAACTATTTGATTATATGATAAGCATAGTTTACAGAAAGTGAGGAGAATGGAATTACTAAACATAACATCTCGTATATTAATAATATCTCTTTATTTTTGTTACTCAATATTGCTGGTTGATATAAGAGAAAACTCGAATTGAGTCAAAGCGTTTGAGTACCGTAAAAATATTACCGCAGTTGTTACGATAATTTGACCAAGGTCCAAATATCTTCCAACTTAAGTGTTAtccttattttatttatttccccAACCCCATAGACCTTTGACGAATCCCGTTAGACCAGCTTGACCCGCTTTCTTGGCCTGATCGCCAAGTTTGTCGCTCAAATCTGGAAACTCGACCATATTAAAAGCCAAGTCAAAGAACAATGGTTTACAAGGGATAGGCTGCATAGATGGCGGCAGTTTATAAACATTTGGTTGTTTCGTGAGGAGCGCAGGATCTTCTCTGTATTCGTACAAACGTTCGAACAGAGGTTTCTTCGTTTTGGAGTACTTGTTAGTTCCAGGCTCTTCTTCCTGTCCTTCTTCAAGCACGCTATGCGCATGTGCCGCGTATTTTGCACCTTCTATGGACGTCTCTAGCTTCTGAAGAGCATCTTTCAATGATTCTGGAAGCACTTTCTCATATTCAAATGCATCTTTAACGTGTTGCGCAGATCTCTGGTACAGAGCCATTGCTTCTCGCCATCTATGAAGATTCGCCAACGATTGAGCCATGTAGTAACACCTGAATGCTCTGTAGCCCTTTGTCTTAGCCTCCTGTTCGCGCACAAATTCCTCATCATCTTGCAACTGTGAAATTTCAACAAGATTATGAAGTGCTGCCTCATATAGTCTCACAATGTCCTGTGGCTTTGCTTTAGCAGATTCCTCTGCGGCTTTTATTAACGCAAGATTTCTTTCTAGAGTACGTGACAGTCTAATGTATTGTAGGTAAGTAATTAGATGTTGAGGTGGCGTTAATTTATCGTTGTCTTTGTTTTTGAGCTCGTTTTTGAAGAAATCTCGTACGCCTGAGATCGCGTCCTTACAATCTATCAAGTGCGCCTCCAGTAAATCAATTTTAGCTTGATTCGTTGTTGCTTTTTCTAATGTTTGATTTAGTCTTGAGTCAGCAATTAACAGACCAGCAGCTCTTGGTGGTACCACACCACAGGATTTGCCACGCCATGTAACTTCTTCGACGTTCGCTTGCTTTTCTCGCGTTTGTGCTATCAAAGAATCTAAGCTGGCCAGCAGCTCGCCGCTAAGCTGACCTCTCATTTGCATTAAATCATCTATGGCAGTAGTGTCTCCAATGTTGTAAGCACAGTATCTAAGACTAGGAGCAAGCTCTTCAACACGTGCATTGTACAGCACTTGTTCAGATTCTGGTAGTGCAGAGGCCAGCTTTCCATACACTACTTGAGCTTTCTTTAAATTTTCCATTGCATTTTTCCATAGTTGTAACTCAAAATGCAAGGAGCCATGCATCCAGGCCACATATGCTTGAGCTTCTAACTTTGTTCTCGCGTTGCAATTAACATTCTGTGaaagttattattattagtattattggTATAAATTATATAGATGAAAATATAGTTAAAGAGATTGCTCTATGTGTTTACCTTACCTCTATTAATTCTTGTAACTGTAAAGAATATGTAGCTGCTTTCCTTAATCTTGATATTAAATGAAACTTCTTTCTTGGCTCTGTATTTGATTCTTGCCGTAATTGCATAGCATAACTCCAGGCACGCTCTGCCATCATCAAGGGAACTTGTAAGAATTTATCATCACTAACCATCACAGATGTTATATCCTTCCTTTTGAAGTGACGTCTATCACCCTGTGGAACTTTCAACACCTTTCTAAGGCGTCTTAACCTTCTGGAGCAATATCCACGATACCTTTGATAATCTCCATGTCTCAACCCATGTTGCTGCTGCGCctcttttattattttcaaaactattttttattattaaggtATTATATAATGGACTAATGTCCATAAACAAGGAaaagagaaaataaaataactaaATTATTCATAGTAAAAGTAAAGTGATCTGTAAACATTAAAagcataaataaaatattgccATAATCACTGAAAAATTATTTGCAAAGTACTGAAATTGATTATAATTGTGTACAGAAATGTTTTTACATAGTTGTTTGGATCAGTTAAATATATGTTTCATTTTAAAGACATGATATGACAAATTAAGGTTAGGTAATGACATATGGTGTTGACAGAATTCCAGGCACATACAGTAATGTTTTATCAAAAAAGGATACTTTCCAACGAGTACGTCTTCTGCTCCTTCGGCGTCGT carries:
- the Srp68 gene encoding signal recognition particle 68, which produces MVVEEKITESLKENQVNDVTTPKEQKTYSLEILKIIKEAQQQHGLRHGDYQRYRGYCSRRLRRLRKVLKVPQGDRRHFKRKDITSVMVSDDKFLQVPLMMAERAWSYAMQLRQESNTEPRKKFHLISRLRKAATYSLQLQELIENVNCNARTKLEAQAYVAWMHGSLHFELQLWKNAMENLKKAQVVYGKLASALPESEQVLYNARVEELAPSLRYCAYNIGDTTAIDDLMQMRGQLSGELLASLDSLIAQTREKQANVEEVTWRGKSCGVVPPRAAGLLIADSRLNQTLEKATTNQAKIDLLEAHLIDCKDAISGVRDFFKNELKNKDNDKLTPPQHLITYLQYIRLSRTLERNLALIKAAEESAKAKPQDIVRLYEAALHNLVEISQLQDDEEFVREQEAKTKGYRAFRCYYMAQSLANLHRWREAMALYQRSAQHVKDAFEYEKVLPESLKDALQKLETSIEGAKYAAHAHSVLEEGQEEEPGTNKYSKTKKPLFERLYEYREDPALLTKQPNVYKLPPSMQPIPCKPLFFDLAFNMVEFPDLSDKLGDQAKKAGQAGLTGFVKGLWGWGNK
- the R-l gene encoding rudimentary-like yields the protein MSKTLNTMEAELRELAITLYDINAVKFGDFVTKVGLKTPVYFDLRVIVSYPKVMTRLAKALWKLKENYSEASQLCGVPYTALPLATLISVNSNIPMLIKRKEAKAYGTKKIIEGQFKPGENCVIIEDVVTSGSSIIDTVQSLRNEGLKVSEALVVIDREQGGKKNIENHGIKMRSLYTVTKLMMYLLQANKITLKIVKEVTDYLLKYQAPIIIVQGSDKRLKTPFHSRATKTKNAIASKLFNLMETKESTLCLAADLTKADSILELADLTGPHIVVLKTHVDIIEDFSDDFVKRLKELAKKHDFLLMEDRKFADIGNTVSLQYQRGIYKIVEWADIVTVHAVVGQSIIDGLNNGLKDVTEPRGIFILAEMSSKGALTSGDYVQNAVSIAQSSDIVAGIVCQSNIFSTLGLVQLTPGVKLSKSSDDLGQQYNTPESVVNSGADLAVVGRGITEAEDKLTATLEYKKELWAAYKKRTVSNQ